A region from the Pseudonocardia petroleophila genome encodes:
- the tatA gene encoding Sec-independent protein translocase subunit TatA, with translation MPNLGGWELIVLLGVLLLVFGAKKLPDMARSIGQSARVFKGEMKGLKEDGKTEDREPEPARTSALPVVDAPAPTAQMPVVEAERVR, from the coding sequence GTGCCGAACCTCGGTGGTTGGGAACTAATCGTCCTGCTCGGCGTCCTCTTGCTGGTCTTCGGAGCCAAGAAGCTCCCCGACATGGCCCGCTCGATCGGCCAGTCCGCCCGTGTCTTCAAGGGTGAGATGAAGGGCCTCAAGGAGGACGGCAAGACCGAGGACCGCGAGCCGGAGCCGGCGCGCACCTCGGCGCTCCCCGTCGTCGACGCACCCGCGCCGACCGCGCAGATGCCGGTCGTGGAGGCCGAGCGGGTCCGCTGA
- a CDS encoding ferritin-like domain-containing protein, whose protein sequence is MFEGFSKAFVREAINRSAENAVDRRRFLRAAGLTGLGVAGVAGGGLALSGAAFASDDSDDGAATDAAVLNFALNLEYLEAEFYLRGAFGEGLNDDQIDGSGKLGEVTGGYKVDFESKLAKQYAIEIAQDERDHVDFLRAALGDAKVARPAIDLQDAFSAAAQAAGLVGPGEAFDVFANEDNFLLGAYVFEDVGVTAYKGASPLITNKTFLEAAAGILAVEAYHAGLVRTVLLAKGFEDAAGAISDARDSLDGPADLDQGIVDSDGNSNIVPTDENGIAYSRTAGQVLNIVYLNPASVTSGGFFPNGVNGGINTSDDNA, encoded by the coding sequence GTGTTCGAGGGATTCAGCAAGGCATTCGTGCGCGAGGCCATCAACCGGAGCGCGGAGAACGCCGTCGACCGCCGCCGCTTCCTGCGCGCCGCGGGCCTGACCGGCCTGGGAGTGGCGGGTGTCGCCGGTGGCGGCCTGGCCCTGTCGGGTGCGGCGTTCGCGTCGGACGACAGCGACGACGGTGCCGCGACCGACGCGGCCGTGCTCAACTTCGCGCTCAACCTCGAGTACCTCGAGGCCGAGTTCTACCTGCGCGGCGCGTTCGGCGAGGGCCTCAACGACGACCAGATCGACGGCTCCGGCAAGCTCGGCGAGGTCACCGGCGGCTACAAGGTCGACTTCGAGTCGAAGCTGGCCAAGCAGTACGCGATCGAGATCGCGCAGGACGAGCGCGACCACGTCGACTTCCTCCGCGCCGCCCTGGGCGACGCGAAGGTCGCGCGTCCCGCGATCGACCTGCAGGACGCGTTCTCCGCCGCGGCGCAGGCCGCCGGCCTGGTCGGCCCGGGCGAGGCCTTCGACGTCTTCGCCAACGAGGACAACTTCCTCCTCGGCGCCTACGTCTTCGAGGACGTGGGCGTCACGGCCTACAAGGGCGCCTCGCCGCTCATCACCAACAAGACCTTCCTCGAGGCGGCCGCCGGCATCCTCGCGGTCGAGGCGTACCACGCGGGCCTGGTCCGCACGGTGCTGCTGGCCAAGGGCTTCGAGGACGCCGCGGGCGCCATCTCGGACGCGCGCGACAGCCTCGACGGCCCGGCCGACCTCGACCAGGGCATCGTCGACTCCGACGGCAACAGCAACATCGTGCCGACCGACGAGAACGGCATCGCCTACTCGCGCACCGCCGGCCAGGTCCTCAACATCGTGTACCTGAACCCGGCGTCGGTCACCTCGGGCGGGTTCTTCCCGAACGGGGTCAACGGCGGCATCAACACCAGCGACGACAACGCCTGA
- a CDS encoding IspD/TarI family cytidylyltransferase, with the protein MVLAGGSGSRVGADRNKVYLPVAGRSVLAWSIDALAGAPGVGPVVLVVRAGDRDLARRVLDEEVEHAAAVEVVDGGATRQGSELAGLRALAARIGSGAVDVVLVHDGARPLAGPALVAEVLRVARESGGAVPGLLRADLAVADGAGGLVAPARLTAVQTPQGFRAAPLLAAYEEAEREGFAGTDTASCVERFAPDLAVRVVAGDPRNIKVTYRHDLDVVSGALGR; encoded by the coding sequence ATGGTGCTGGCCGGGGGCAGCGGCAGCCGGGTCGGGGCCGACCGGAACAAGGTGTACCTGCCCGTGGCGGGCCGCTCTGTGCTGGCCTGGTCGATCGACGCGCTGGCCGGTGCGCCGGGCGTCGGCCCCGTGGTGCTGGTCGTCCGCGCCGGTGACCGCGACCTGGCGCGCCGGGTCCTCGACGAGGAGGTCGAGCACGCCGCCGCGGTGGAGGTCGTCGACGGGGGAGCGACCCGGCAGGGCTCCGAGCTCGCCGGGCTGCGCGCTCTGGCCGCGCGCATCGGCTCGGGCGCGGTCGACGTCGTGCTCGTCCACGACGGCGCGCGGCCGCTGGCCGGGCCCGCGCTCGTCGCCGAGGTCCTGCGCGTGGCCCGGGAGTCCGGGGGAGCGGTGCCGGGGCTGCTGCGGGCAGACCTCGCGGTGGCCGACGGGGCCGGTGGACTCGTCGCCCCGGCCCGCCTCACCGCGGTGCAGACCCCCCAGGGCTTCCGCGCCGCCCCGCTGCTGGCCGCTTACGAGGAGGCCGAGCGCGAGGGGTTCGCCGGCACCGACACGGCGTCGTGCGTGGAGCGGTTCGCCCCCGACCTCGCCGTGCGCGTCGTCGCGGGCGACCCGCGCAACATCAAGGTCACCTACCGGCACGACCTCGACGTGGTCTCCGGCGCGCTCGGCCGGTGA
- a CDS encoding oxidoreductase: MDRWTASDITPQTGRTVVVTGANSGIGLAATRELVRAGARVVMAVRDTAKGEAAAAGLAGSPGTAEVRRLDLADLASVHGFAATVDHPVDVLVNNAGLMAVPHRRTADGFEMQIGTNFLGHFALTGLLLPRLTDRVVTLSSAAHRLGQLDVDDLNWERRRYQRWFAYSQSKLADLMFAYELQRRFVAAGSLLRSVAAHPGYAATNLQSRTESVQDRVMGLLNRVVAQGPEAGALPTLYAATEPDLPGGSYIGPDGPGEVAGAPRPVGSSAASHDRVVARALWERAAALTGVRPDVVPAPR; this comes from the coding sequence ATGGACCGGTGGACCGCTTCCGACATCACGCCGCAGACCGGACGAACCGTCGTCGTCACCGGCGCCAACAGCGGCATCGGTCTCGCCGCCACCCGGGAGCTCGTCCGCGCCGGGGCCCGGGTCGTGATGGCGGTGCGCGACACCGCGAAGGGCGAGGCGGCCGCGGCCGGGCTGGCCGGGTCGCCCGGCACCGCGGAGGTCCGCAGGCTCGACCTCGCCGACCTGGCGTCGGTGCACGGGTTCGCCGCGACCGTCGACCACCCCGTCGACGTGCTGGTCAACAACGCCGGACTGATGGCCGTCCCGCACCGCCGGACCGCCGACGGCTTCGAGATGCAGATCGGCACCAACTTCCTCGGCCACTTCGCGCTCACCGGCCTGCTGCTGCCGCGGCTGACCGACCGCGTCGTGACGCTGTCGAGCGCCGCGCACCGGCTCGGGCAGCTCGACGTCGACGACCTCAACTGGGAGCGCCGCCGCTACCAGCGCTGGTTCGCCTACAGCCAGTCCAAGCTGGCCGACCTCATGTTCGCCTACGAGCTGCAGCGTCGGTTCGTGGCCGCGGGGTCCCTGCTGCGCTCCGTGGCCGCGCACCCCGGCTACGCCGCCACCAACCTGCAGTCGCGCACCGAGTCGGTGCAGGACCGGGTGATGGGCCTGCTCAACCGGGTGGTGGCGCAGGGCCCCGAGGCCGGCGCCCTCCCGACGCTCTACGCGGCGACCGAGCCCGACCTGCCCGGCGGCTCCTACATCGGCCCGGACGGCCCGGGCGAGGTCGCCGGCGCACCGCGGCCGGTGGGCAGCTCCGCGGCGTCGCACGACCGCGTCGTGGCCCGGGCCCTGTGGGAGCGGGCCGCCGCGCTGACCGGTGTGCGCCCGGATGTCGTTCCCGCACCGCGCTGA
- a CDS encoding LCP family protein: protein MPPRPDPDAPWPRRAERERIEQQRIEQQRRELERRERGRARATGGRPVPPLPPRRRPVIEPPPVEDPTRPVAPRQRSSYERGVADAARRAASRRDPDEPVTRITPRRPDPADEDDLRTRPVRRTPPPDAPRRPARPAAGAPASGSPASGSPASGFPKAGPAATVAAASRAGSPTAAAGKAGSPTAGAPRTGTPKAAGAAATGAAPTGTPPRGAAEAGTATKATGSGGHRPTPPPVRRTGRRRPRTLGRALLTTAAAAVAPGSGHLMLHRRRTGWLILGPFLLAVVTLVVLLATLRRSDLIAPLLSSRGLAVASIACVVAALAWIAVIVRTWSISQPRGLDSGRRTVGIAVVTALCLVVAAPLGFAANLANSSRSVLGELFADDAGSAAALGPRVNLLLVGSDAGPDRTGTRTDTMMVASIDTASGRTTLFSLPRNIAYAQFPPGSPMAEEFPDGFHDSAGPSGNYYLNAVYAYGHEFPALAPAGPTDDPGLNLLHQTVSYMLGLDLDYYVELDMAGFAAIIDSLGGVQVDVGPDRIPVGGISPTGRAVPPDRYIEPGVQQLSGEDALAFARSRTNSTDYVRMGRQRCLIQNILDQNQPAELLTNFQSIARATTDSVSTDIPQQALPALLSVADAPIQLESVAFDPNLPDPDQSDGRFNTGDPNFTLMREIVQDAINRDPAADPPTVAAAPSDIPETNEATEDAEGGGSGTDGTSDAPLTSTPVSVARAC from the coding sequence GTGCCGCCCCGACCCGATCCCGACGCCCCGTGGCCGCGCCGGGCCGAGCGCGAGCGGATCGAGCAGCAGCGCATCGAGCAGCAGCGCCGGGAGCTCGAGCGCCGCGAGCGCGGCCGGGCCCGCGCCACCGGCGGTCGCCCGGTGCCCCCGCTCCCTCCGCGGCGACGCCCCGTGATCGAACCGCCGCCCGTCGAGGACCCGACCCGGCCCGTCGCGCCCCGTCAGCGCTCGTCCTACGAGCGCGGGGTCGCCGACGCCGCGCGGCGCGCCGCGTCCCGGCGCGACCCCGACGAGCCGGTCACCCGGATCACGCCGCGCCGGCCGGACCCGGCGGACGAGGACGACCTCCGCACGCGCCCCGTCCGCCGCACCCCGCCCCCCGACGCCCCGCGCCGTCCCGCCCGCCCCGCGGCGGGCGCCCCGGCGTCCGGGTCACCCGCGTCCGGATCGCCCGCGTCGGGCTTCCCGAAGGCCGGCCCGGCGGCCACGGTCGCCGCGGCCTCCCGGGCCGGGTCCCCGACGGCGGCGGCCGGGAAGGCGGGCTCCCCGACGGCGGGGGCCCCGCGGACGGGGACCCCGAAGGCGGCCGGCGCAGCGGCGACGGGCGCCGCACCGACCGGCACGCCGCCGCGCGGCGCGGCGGAGGCGGGTACGGCGACGAAGGCCACCGGCTCCGGCGGTCACCGGCCCACCCCGCCCCCGGTCCGGCGCACCGGGCGCCGACGGCCCCGCACGCTGGGCCGGGCGCTCCTCACGACCGCGGCCGCCGCCGTCGCCCCCGGCAGCGGGCACCTCATGCTGCACCGCCGCCGCACCGGCTGGCTGATCCTCGGCCCGTTCCTGCTCGCCGTCGTCACCCTCGTCGTCCTGCTGGCCACGCTGCGGCGCTCCGACCTGATCGCCCCGCTGCTGTCCTCGCGGGGCCTGGCCGTCGCCTCGATCGCCTGCGTCGTCGCGGCGCTCGCCTGGATCGCGGTGATCGTCCGGACCTGGTCGATCTCCCAGCCGCGCGGGCTCGACTCCGGCCGGCGCACGGTCGGCATCGCGGTCGTCACCGCGCTGTGCCTGGTCGTCGCCGCACCGCTGGGCTTCGCCGCCAACCTGGCCAACTCCTCGCGCTCGGTGCTCGGCGAGCTGTTCGCCGACGACGCCGGCAGCGCCGCCGCGCTCGGCCCCCGCGTCAACCTGCTGCTCGTCGGCAGCGACGCCGGGCCCGACCGCACCGGCACCCGCACCGACACGATGATGGTGGCGAGCATCGACACCGCCTCCGGGCGCACGACGCTGTTCAGCCTGCCCCGCAACATCGCCTACGCGCAGTTCCCGCCCGGGTCGCCGATGGCCGAGGAGTTCCCCGACGGCTTCCACGACAGCGCGGGCCCCTCGGGCAACTACTACCTCAACGCCGTCTACGCCTACGGCCACGAGTTCCCGGCGCTGGCCCCGGCCGGGCCGACCGACGACCCCGGGCTCAACCTGCTGCACCAGACCGTGTCGTACATGCTCGGGCTCGACCTGGACTACTACGTCGAGCTCGACATGGCGGGGTTCGCCGCGATCATCGACTCCCTGGGCGGGGTCCAGGTCGACGTCGGCCCGGACCGCATCCCGGTCGGCGGGATCAGCCCGACCGGCCGGGCGGTGCCGCCCGACCGCTACATCGAGCCCGGCGTCCAGCAGCTCAGCGGGGAGGACGCGCTCGCGTTCGCCCGCTCCCGCACCAACTCCACCGACTACGTGCGGATGGGCCGCCAGCGCTGCCTGATCCAGAACATCCTCGACCAGAACCAGCCCGCCGAGCTGCTCACCAACTTCCAGTCGATCGCGCGGGCGACGACCGACAGCGTCTCCACCGACATCCCGCAGCAGGCCCTGCCCGCGCTGCTGTCGGTGGCCGACGCCCCGATCCAGCTGGAGAGCGTGGCGTTCGACCCGAACCTGCCCGACCCGGACCAGTCCGACGGCCGCTTCAACACCGGCGACCCCAACTTCACGCTGATGCGCGAGATCGTCCAGGACGCCATCAACCGCGACCCGGCGGCGGACCCGCCCACCGTGGCCGCGGCCCCGTCGGACATCCCGGAGACGAACGAGGCCACCGAGGACGCCGAGGGCGGCGGGTCCGGCACCGACGGCACCTCCGACGCCCCGCTGACCTCGACGCCGGTGTCGGTCGCCCGGGCCTGCTGA
- a CDS encoding response regulator: MSPPDIVIRTLVVDDDPIALDAHAAYVERVRGFAVVGRAATGTAALRALAIRPVDLVLLDVHLPDMSGLDVLRRMRAAGHACDVIMVTRSRDLEVVRAAVAFGATQYLMKPFPAGVVRAKLEGYLAYRERDPGPLVAQSDVDGLLDALRAPSEVADLPKGISRESLDQVAGALVPDAGRTAVEVADLVGVSRVTARRYLEHLADTGLAERALRYGTTGRPQVEYTWRPHGGT, translated from the coding sequence GTGAGCCCGCCCGACATCGTGATCCGGACCCTCGTCGTCGACGACGACCCGATCGCGCTGGACGCGCACGCCGCCTACGTGGAGCGGGTCCGCGGGTTCGCCGTGGTCGGGCGGGCCGCCACGGGGACCGCGGCGCTGCGGGCGCTCGCGATCCGGCCCGTCGACCTCGTCCTGCTCGACGTGCACCTGCCCGACATGAGCGGGCTCGACGTCCTGCGCCGCATGCGCGCCGCGGGCCACGCCTGCGACGTGATCATGGTGACCCGCTCGCGGGACCTGGAGGTGGTCCGCGCGGCCGTCGCGTTCGGCGCCACCCAGTACCTGATGAAGCCGTTCCCGGCCGGGGTGGTGCGGGCGAAGCTGGAGGGCTACCTGGCCTACCGCGAGCGGGACCCGGGCCCGCTGGTCGCGCAGTCCGACGTCGACGGCCTGCTCGACGCCCTGCGCGCCCCGTCGGAGGTCGCCGACCTGCCCAAGGGGATCAGCCGCGAGTCGCTCGACCAGGTCGCGGGCGCGCTGGTCCCCGACGCCGGGCGCACCGCGGTGGAGGTCGCCGACCTCGTCGGGGTCTCCCGGGTCACCGCCCGCCGCTACCTCGAGCACCTCGCCGACACCGGGCTGGCCGAGCGGGCCCTGCGCTACGGCACGACCGGGCGTCCGCAGGTGGAGTACACCTGGCGGCCCCACGGCGGCACCTGA
- a CDS encoding sensor histidine kinase — protein MTLLRRVSRWSLAAQLFALQALLVALVLGGVGVATYLQFAGDNERETAEEMLGVAHTLAAVPDVLAALDDPDPSAVLQPLTERVRADTATDFVVVMTPTGIRYSHTDPAEIGRTFRGTIGPAAAGVTTFTETYTGTLGPSVRAVVPVVDPADGRVVALVSVGRTVTAVSRELAGRLPVLLAFAGAALTAAALGSWLVSRWLRRTTHDMGPAELSRMYEYYDTVLHSVREGLLLLDRGGRVQLVNDEARRLLALPPEVAGRPVDALGLPDALGSALAAGERRSDEIHLTAERIVVVNQAPARWAGHDLGTVVTLRDHTELRALSTELETIRGFAQSLNAQAHEAANQLHTVVSLIELGRAEEALTYATAELELARHLTDAVLAGIAVPELAALVVGKAAEAGERGVELGLGEGAQVPAGLADPRDLVTIVGNLLDNAVDAALEGPEPRWVRLDAGCADDGFVLRVTDSGPGLPDPEAAFTSGWSTKPADGMGRGLGLALVRRAVHRHGGTVSAGNAPGGGAELRVRLPEPRP, from the coding sequence GTGACCCTTCTGCGCCGGGTGAGCCGGTGGAGCCTCGCGGCCCAGCTGTTCGCGCTGCAGGCACTGCTGGTCGCCCTGGTGCTCGGCGGCGTCGGCGTGGCCACCTACCTGCAGTTCGCCGGCGACAACGAGCGCGAGACGGCCGAGGAGATGCTGGGTGTCGCGCACACGCTCGCCGCGGTGCCCGACGTCCTCGCCGCGCTGGACGACCCCGACCCGTCCGCGGTGCTGCAACCCCTGACCGAGCGGGTGCGGGCCGACACCGCGACCGACTTCGTCGTGGTCATGACGCCCACCGGCATCCGCTACTCGCACACCGACCCCGCCGAGATCGGGCGCACCTTCCGCGGCACGATCGGCCCCGCCGCCGCGGGGGTCACGACGTTCACCGAGACCTACACCGGCACCCTCGGGCCGTCGGTGCGCGCCGTCGTCCCGGTCGTCGACCCCGCCGACGGGCGGGTGGTCGCGCTGGTGTCGGTCGGGCGCACCGTCACGGCGGTGTCGCGCGAGCTGGCCGGGCGGCTGCCGGTGCTGCTGGCGTTCGCGGGCGCCGCGCTCACCGCGGCCGCGCTGGGGTCCTGGCTGGTCAGCCGCTGGCTGCGGCGCACCACGCACGACATGGGCCCGGCCGAGCTGTCGCGGATGTACGAGTACTACGACACCGTCCTGCACTCGGTCCGGGAGGGGCTGCTGCTGCTCGACCGGGGCGGTCGCGTCCAGCTGGTCAACGACGAGGCCCGGCGGCTGCTCGCGCTCCCGCCGGAGGTCGCGGGCCGGCCCGTCGACGCGCTCGGCCTGCCCGACGCGCTGGGGTCGGCGCTCGCCGCGGGGGAGCGGCGCTCCGACGAGATCCACCTGACGGCCGAGCGGATCGTCGTGGTCAACCAGGCCCCCGCCCGCTGGGCGGGCCACGACCTCGGCACCGTGGTGACGCTGCGCGACCACACCGAGCTGCGTGCGCTGAGCACCGAGCTGGAGACGATCCGCGGCTTCGCGCAGTCGCTCAACGCGCAGGCCCACGAGGCGGCCAACCAGCTGCACACCGTCGTCTCGCTGATCGAGCTGGGCCGCGCCGAGGAGGCGCTGACCTACGCCACCGCCGAGCTGGAGCTGGCCCGCCACCTCACCGACGCGGTGCTCGCCGGCATCGCCGTGCCCGAGCTCGCCGCGCTCGTCGTCGGGAAGGCGGCGGAGGCCGGGGAGCGCGGCGTCGAGCTGGGGCTGGGGGAGGGCGCGCAGGTGCCCGCCGGGCTCGCCGACCCCCGCGACCTCGTCACCATCGTCGGCAACCTCCTCGACAACGCCGTCGACGCCGCGCTGGAGGGTCCCGAGCCGCGCTGGGTGCGCCTCGACGCCGGGTGCGCCGACGACGGGTTCGTCCTGCGCGTCACCGACAGCGGCCCGGGCCTGCCCGACCCGGAGGCGGCGTTCACCAGCGGCTGGAGCACCAAGCCGGCGGACGGGATGGGCCGCGGGCTCGGCCTCGCGCTGGTCCGGCGGGCGGTGCACCGCCACGGCGGCACCGTGTCGGCCGGGAACGCCCCGGGCGGCGGGGCCGAGCTGCGGGTGCGGCTGCCGGAGCCGCGTCCGTGA
- a CDS encoding cation:dicarboxylate symporter family transporter: MSTSTESTSPDAQPAPKRDRTHFLYIAVIVAVILGVAVGIVAPGFAKSLKPIGSSFVDLIKMMISPIIFCTIVLGIGAVKQAAKVGKVGAIALGYFLTMSTAALGIGLIVGNIVQPGSGLVLPDEPYEVAESEGLDLIPDTLVSPLVGTSVLQTLFVALLVGFAVQALGTKGEPILRGIGHFQKLVFKILTMILWLAPIGAFGAIAAVVGETGWSAVGALLQIMLGFYVTCALFVFGILGLVLRFGAGINIFTLLKYLGREFLLIVSTSSSESALPRLIAKMEHLGVSRPVVGITVPTGYSFNLDGTAIYLTMASLFIATAQGSPLALGEQISLLVFMIIASKGAAGVTGAGLATLAAGLQSHRPDLVDGVGLIVGIDRFMSEARAVTNFAGNAVATVLIGHWVGEFDRAQADRVFAGQDPFDESTMVDDDHGAPSAGGPSLTKEPAGSQT; this comes from the coding sequence TTGTCCACCAGCACCGAGTCAACCAGCCCGGACGCCCAACCCGCCCCGAAGCGGGACCGCACCCACTTCCTCTACATCGCGGTCATCGTCGCCGTCATCCTCGGCGTCGCCGTGGGAATCGTCGCACCCGGCTTCGCCAAGTCGCTCAAGCCGATCGGGTCGAGCTTCGTCGACCTGATCAAGATGATGATCTCGCCGATCATCTTCTGCACGATCGTGCTCGGCATCGGGGCGGTGAAGCAGGCCGCCAAGGTCGGCAAGGTCGGCGCCATCGCGCTGGGCTACTTCCTGACGATGTCGACCGCGGCGCTGGGCATCGGGCTGATCGTCGGCAACATCGTGCAGCCCGGCTCCGGCCTGGTCCTGCCCGACGAGCCGTACGAGGTCGCCGAGAGCGAGGGCCTCGACCTCATCCCCGACACCCTGGTCTCGCCGCTGGTGGGCACGAGCGTGCTGCAGACGCTGTTCGTCGCGCTGCTGGTCGGCTTCGCGGTGCAGGCGCTCGGCACGAAGGGCGAGCCGATCCTGCGCGGCATCGGGCACTTCCAGAAGCTGGTCTTCAAGATCCTCACGATGATCCTGTGGCTGGCCCCGATCGGCGCGTTCGGCGCGATCGCCGCGGTCGTCGGCGAGACCGGCTGGTCCGCGGTGGGCGCGCTGCTGCAGATCATGCTCGGCTTCTACGTGACCTGCGCGCTGTTCGTGTTCGGCATCCTCGGCCTGGTGCTGCGCTTCGGCGCCGGGATCAACATCTTCACGCTGCTCAAGTACCTGGGCCGCGAGTTCCTGCTGATCGTCTCGACGTCGTCGTCGGAGTCGGCGCTGCCGCGCCTCATCGCGAAGATGGAGCACCTGGGCGTCTCGCGGCCGGTCGTCGGCATCACGGTGCCCACCGGCTACTCGTTCAACCTCGACGGCACCGCGATCTACCTGACGATGGCGTCGCTGTTCATCGCCACCGCGCAGGGCTCGCCGCTGGCCCTGGGCGAGCAGATCTCGCTCCTCGTGTTCATGATCATCGCCTCGAAGGGCGCCGCGGGCGTCACCGGTGCCGGGCTCGCCACGCTGGCCGCCGGCCTGCAGTCGCACCGCCCCGACCTGGTCGACGGCGTCGGCCTCATCGTCGGCATCGACCGGTTCATGTCCGAGGCCCGCGCCGTCACCAACTTCGCCGGCAACGCCGTCGCGACGGTGCTCATCGGGCACTGGGTCGGCGAGTTCGACCGGGCCCAGGCCGACCGCGTCTTCGCCGGTCAGGACCCGTTCGACGAGTCGACGATGGTCGACGACGACCACGGTGCGCCGTCGGCGGGCGGGCCGTCGCTGACCAAGGAGCCCGCGGGCTCGCAGACCTGA
- the mihF gene encoding integration host factor, actinobacterial type, whose amino-acid sequence MALPTLTPEQRADALKKAAAARTARKELRDAIARGDETIPAVLDRAKSDTIVGKTKVADLLKSLPGYGPAKVSALLEQTGIDVSRRAAGLGDRQRQALLDALK is encoded by the coding sequence ATGGCACTGCCCACGCTCACCCCCGAGCAGCGCGCCGACGCCCTCAAGAAGGCTGCCGCCGCCCGCACCGCCCGCAAGGAGCTGCGCGACGCGATCGCCCGTGGCGACGAGACGATCCCCGCGGTGCTCGACCGCGCCAAGTCCGACACGATCGTCGGCAAGACCAAGGTCGCCGACCTGCTCAAGAGCCTTCCCGGCTACGGCCCGGCCAAGGTCTCGGCCCTGCTGGAGCAGACCGGCATCGACGTCTCCCGCCGCGCCGCCGGCCTCGGCGACCGCCAGCGCCAGGCGCTGCTCGACGCCCTGAAGTAA
- a CDS encoding alpha/beta fold hydrolase → MERFVDVAPGVRLWAEDLPATGADPEPEPVLLVMGANASGLVWPDALVDRLAERHRVIRYDHRDTGRSTWAFDEHPYALTDLAADAVAVLDAFDVPRAHLVGMSMGGVLVQLVLLDAPERVATATVFCTAALGGYGSPDLPAPSAELLALWEHMADPRDVEAELDWRVAHWRALGGTGTPFDAEEFRALERRAIAHAGRHDNPAAHARAAQTGLDRGAELAAVEVPTLVVEAPEDPINPPPHSGHLARALGRGRLVRIPGMGHAITRTVVAPLAAAILTQTTLARTTGAFAAHDPQR, encoded by the coding sequence GTGGAACGCTTCGTCGACGTCGCCCCCGGCGTGCGCCTGTGGGCCGAGGACCTTCCCGCCACGGGCGCGGATCCCGAACCCGAACCCGTCCTGCTGGTGATGGGCGCCAACGCCTCCGGCCTGGTCTGGCCCGACGCGCTGGTCGACCGGCTCGCCGAGCGCCACCGCGTGATCCGCTACGACCACCGCGACACCGGCCGCTCGACGTGGGCGTTCGACGAGCACCCCTACGCGCTCACCGACCTGGCCGCCGACGCCGTCGCCGTCCTGGACGCGTTCGACGTGCCGCGCGCGCACCTCGTCGGGATGTCGATGGGGGGCGTGCTGGTCCAGCTGGTGCTCCTCGACGCCCCCGAGCGCGTCGCCACGGCCACGGTGTTCTGCACCGCCGCGCTCGGCGGCTACGGCTCGCCCGACCTGCCCGCGCCGTCGGCGGAGCTGCTCGCGCTGTGGGAGCACATGGCCGACCCCCGCGACGTCGAGGCCGAGCTGGACTGGCGCGTCGCGCACTGGCGGGCGCTCGGCGGCACCGGAACCCCCTTCGACGCCGAGGAGTTCCGCGCGCTGGAGCGGCGGGCGATCGCCCACGCCGGACGCCACGACAACCCCGCCGCGCACGCCCGCGCCGCGCAGACCGGGCTCGACCGCGGCGCCGAGCTCGCCGCCGTCGAGGTGCCGACGCTGGTCGTCGAGGCGCCGGAGGACCCGATCAACCCGCCGCCGCACTCCGGGCACCTGGCCCGAGCGCTGGGCCGCGGTCGGCTCGTGCGGATCCCGGGGATGGGGCACGCGATCACCCGCACCGTGGTGGCGCCGCTGGCGGCGGCGATCCTCACCCAGACGACGCTGGCCCGGACGACCGGGGCGTTCGCCGCTCACGACCCCCAGCGGTAG
- a CDS encoding response regulator, which yields MMRVLVVDDDFMVARVHSGYVARIPGCTVVGVAHTGADALRMATTLRPDLVLLDVYLPDVSGLEVLRLLRTGSADDPFVLMITAADDSVTVTGALHGGAAHYLVKPFDAAVLAQHVERIGRVRGRLAGLDRAGQDDIDTVFGARPGVATRLPKGLTSTTARLVEKVLRDADGDLSATECAERTELSRVSARRYLEHFVETGAAVVRQRYGGTGRPERRYRWGS from the coding sequence CTGATGCGCGTGCTCGTCGTCGACGACGACTTCATGGTGGCCCGCGTGCACAGCGGCTACGTCGCGCGGATCCCCGGGTGCACCGTGGTGGGCGTCGCGCACACCGGCGCCGACGCGCTGCGGATGGCCACGACGCTGCGACCGGACCTCGTGCTGCTCGACGTCTACCTCCCCGACGTCTCCGGGCTGGAGGTCCTGCGCCTGCTGCGCACCGGCTCCGCCGACGACCCGTTCGTCCTGATGATCACCGCGGCCGACGACTCCGTGACCGTCACCGGGGCGCTGCACGGCGGGGCGGCGCACTACCTGGTCAAACCGTTCGACGCGGCGGTCCTCGCCCAGCACGTCGAGCGGATCGGGCGGGTGCGGGGGCGGCTGGCCGGGCTGGACCGGGCGGGCCAGGACGACATCGACACCGTGTTCGGCGCACGCCCCGGGGTCGCGACGCGGCTGCCCAAGGGGCTGACCTCGACCACCGCCCGGCTCGTGGAGAAGGTGCTCCGCGACGCCGACGGCGACCTGTCGGCGACCGAGTGCGCCGAGCGCACCGAGCTGTCGCGGGTCAGCGCGCGGCGCTACCTCGAGCACTTCGTCGAGACCGGGGCGGCGGTGGTGCGCCAGCGCTACGGCGGCACCGGGCGCCCGGAGCGCCGCTACCGCTGGGGGTCGTGA